Proteins encoded in a region of the Oceanibaculum nanhaiense genome:
- the aceA gene encoding isocitrate lyase, protein MLDQPMNFPPSGGAPDDAFPAPEWAPDRWRNVARTYTMADVRRLSGSLPIHHTLAENGARKLWQLLHQEDFVPTLGTFTGNQAVQQIKAGLKAIYLSGWQVAADANTSGNMYPDQSLYPVDSVPSIVRRINKALQRADQIQTMERHDGQTTTEHDFFAPIIADAEAGFGGPLNVFELMKAMIEAGAAAVHFEDQLASEKKCGHMGGKVLVPTSQFVRTLNAARLAADVMGVPSIIMARTDAEAARLITSDVDEYDAPFITGERTAEGFFRLKGGFDCAIARGLAYAPYADLIWCETSTPNLEDAKRFAEAIRKQYPDQMLAYNCSPSFNWAKHLDEAQMKLFQRELGAMGYKYQFITLAGFHNLSYTTFDLARRYKTDGMAAYSQLQQAEFAAEKDGFTATRHQREVGTSYFDAVSMAVSSGQSATTAMADSTEKAQF, encoded by the coding sequence ATGCTCGACCAGCCGATGAATTTCCCGCCCTCCGGCGGCGCACCGGATGACGCTTTTCCCGCACCGGAATGGGCGCCCGACCGCTGGCGTAACGTCGCCCGCACCTACACGATGGCGGATGTCCGTCGGTTGTCGGGGTCGCTGCCGATCCATCATACGCTGGCCGAAAATGGTGCGCGCAAGCTCTGGCAGCTGCTGCATCAGGAGGATTTCGTCCCGACGCTGGGCACCTTCACCGGCAACCAGGCGGTGCAGCAGATAAAGGCCGGGCTGAAGGCGATCTACCTGTCGGGCTGGCAGGTTGCGGCGGACGCCAACACCAGCGGCAACATGTATCCCGATCAGAGCCTCTATCCGGTCGATAGCGTGCCGTCCATCGTGCGCCGCATCAACAAGGCGCTGCAGCGCGCCGACCAGATCCAGACCATGGAGCGGCATGATGGCCAGACCACGACCGAGCATGATTTCTTCGCGCCGATCATCGCCGACGCCGAGGCCGGTTTCGGCGGCCCGCTGAATGTCTTCGAGCTGATGAAGGCGATGATCGAGGCGGGGGCCGCGGCCGTGCATTTCGAGGATCAGCTGGCCTCGGAGAAGAAGTGCGGCCATATGGGCGGCAAGGTGCTGGTGCCGACCAGCCAGTTCGTCCGCACGCTGAACGCGGCGCGCCTCGCCGCCGACGTGATGGGCGTGCCCAGCATCATCATGGCCCGCACCGATGCGGAGGCCGCGCGGCTCATCACCTCCGACGTGGACGAGTATGATGCGCCCTTCATTACCGGCGAGCGCACGGCCGAGGGCTTCTTCCGGCTGAAGGGCGGCTTCGATTGCGCCATCGCGCGCGGCCTGGCCTATGCACCCTATGCCGACCTGATCTGGTGCGAGACCTCGACGCCCAATCTTGAGGACGCCAAGCGCTTTGCCGAGGCGATCCGCAAGCAGTATCCCGACCAGATGCTGGCCTATAACTGCTCGCCCTCCTTCAACTGGGCAAAGCATCTGGACGAGGCGCAGATGAAGCTGTTCCAGCGCGAACTGGGGGCGATGGGCTACAAGTATCAGTTCATCACCCTGGCCGGGTTCCACAATCTCTCCTACACGACCTTCGACCTGGCCCGGCGCTACAAGACCGATGGCATGGCCGCCTACAGCCAGCTGCAGCAGGCCGAGTTCGCGGCGGAGAAGGATGGCTTCACGGCGACCCGCCACCAGCGCGAGGTCGGCACCTCCTACTTCGATGCGGTGTCGATGGCGGTGAGTTCGGGTCAGAG
- a CDS encoding helix-turn-helix domain-containing protein, whose amino-acid sequence MAGKSDPQIGARIRKLRLQRRLSQTDLAAALGISISYLNLIEHNRRKITVPLLFKLAGYFGVEPADLVDGDEARIVGDLMEMFGEELFAESDLTNHDIRDFAHSNPAVARAILHLYDRYRALESHSQTEPEMLAGDGPPFHLATDRISDFIQENANYFPTLEAAAERVRTDIDHAAEEFEGGLKSYLSNVFGIDWRLASLPSGIARKLEPASGKLLVSDILPPESAIFAAAHQLGLLAAVREIDAIIAEASLPEGDAPDLARNALAAYFAAALIMPYDPFCRMARDYRYDIERLARRFGASFEQVCHRLTTLQRPGHQGIPMHLVRTDIAGNISKRFSLSGIQIPRHSGACPRWNVYAAFLQPDRINIQISEMPSGEQYFCIARTITKGDYRHNAPRRHFAIGIGCAMIHAREMVYSDGFDLTNSTHVVPIGVGCRICPRMECGQRAHPPANHRFRLDEAMRPESLYTMM is encoded by the coding sequence ATGGCTGGAAAATCAGATCCGCAGATCGGCGCGCGCATCCGCAAGCTGCGCCTGCAGCGCCGGCTGAGCCAGACCGACCTGGCGGCGGCGCTCGGCATCTCGATCAGCTATCTGAACCTGATCGAGCACAACCGCCGCAAGATCACCGTGCCGCTGCTGTTCAAGCTGGCTGGATATTTCGGCGTGGAACCGGCCGATCTGGTCGATGGCGACGAGGCCCGCATCGTCGGTGACCTGATGGAAATGTTCGGCGAGGAGCTGTTCGCGGAATCCGACCTGACCAACCACGACATCCGTGATTTCGCGCACAGCAACCCGGCCGTGGCGCGCGCCATCCTGCATCTCTATGACCGCTACCGCGCGCTGGAATCGCACAGCCAGACGGAACCCGAGATGCTGGCCGGGGACGGCCCACCCTTCCATCTGGCGACCGACCGGATTTCCGATTTCATCCAGGAAAATGCGAATTATTTCCCGACGCTGGAGGCTGCGGCGGAACGGGTTCGCACCGATATCGACCATGCCGCGGAGGAGTTCGAGGGCGGGCTGAAAAGCTACCTCTCCAATGTCTTCGGCATCGACTGGCGGCTGGCCTCGCTGCCGTCCGGCATCGCCCGCAAGCTGGAACCCGCCAGCGGCAAACTGCTGGTCTCCGACATATTGCCGCCGGAATCGGCAATTTTCGCGGCGGCGCACCAGCTGGGATTGCTGGCGGCGGTGCGCGAGATCGACGCCATCATCGCCGAGGCCAGCCTGCCCGAGGGTGACGCGCCGGACCTCGCGCGCAACGCGCTGGCCGCCTATTTCGCGGCGGCGCTGATCATGCCCTACGACCCGTTCTGCCGTATGGCGCGCGACTATCGCTACGACATCGAACGGCTGGCGCGCCGCTTCGGCGCCAGCTTCGAGCAGGTGTGCCACCGGCTGACCACGCTGCAGCGCCCTGGCCACCAGGGCATTCCGATGCATCTGGTGCGCACCGATATCGCCGGCAACATCTCCAAGCGTTTCTCACTGTCCGGCATCCAGATCCCGCGGCATTCCGGCGCCTGCCCACGCTGGAACGTCTATGCCGCCTTCCTGCAGCCGGACCGCATCAACATCCAGATTTCCGAGATGCCGAGCGGCGAGCAGTATTTCTGCATTGCCCGCACCATCACCAAGGGCGATTACCGCCACAACGCGCCGCGCCGGCATTTCGCCATCGGCATCGGCTGCGCCATGATCCATGCCCGCGAGATGGTCTATTCCGACGGGTTCGATTTGACCAACAGCACCCATGTCGTGCCCATCGGCGTGGGCTGCCGCATCTGCCCGCGCATGGAATGCGGCCAGCGCGCACATCCGCCGGCCAATCATCGCTTCCGCCTGGACGAGGCGATGCGGCCGGAAAGCCTTTACACGATGATGTAA
- a CDS encoding malonyl-CoA decarboxylase, with translation MLDRALLNLKSAWRDIAGGKEQEPQALDDGAVQKLRARIAECIEARGGEVSARARAAGIGQLYLGLNREGRERFLTVLAEAFDVDDAALDKALATCREAQDLAGRLAAEERLRRVLVAPRVKLLTQFNALPQGVKFLVDMRADLLRMDLQIPHLASLDRDLKNLLAAWFDVGFLDMRTISWDSSAALLEKLIAYEAVHEIRSWADLRNRLDRDRRCYGFFHPRMPDEPLIFVEVALVQGLSGSVQALLDENAPVADPKAADTAIFYSISNTQAGLRGISFGSFLIKRVVDALAADLPQLKIFSTLSPVPGFRRWLEGALAADPDLLPDTDRAAIAERDAAFADPAELPKLLAVPGWQQDKALAEALREPLARLCARYLTIQPKGRLLDPVARFHLGNGARIERLNWLGDVSAKGLQESAGLMVNYLYRREDIEDNHEAYARDGTVAVSAEIADRLSVWRGDKQNAPRLRVRGSRNPLRRIAG, from the coding sequence CTGCTTGACCGTGCATTGCTGAACCTGAAATCCGCCTGGCGGGACATCGCCGGCGGCAAGGAGCAGGAGCCGCAGGCGCTGGACGACGGCGCGGTGCAGAAACTGCGCGCCCGCATCGCCGAATGCATCGAGGCGCGGGGCGGCGAGGTCTCGGCCCGCGCCCGGGCCGCCGGCATCGGGCAGCTCTATCTCGGGCTGAACCGGGAGGGGCGGGAGCGGTTCCTGACCGTCCTGGCCGAGGCCTTCGATGTGGATGACGCAGCGCTCGATAAAGCGCTTGCCACCTGCCGGGAGGCACAGGATCTGGCCGGAAGGCTGGCCGCCGAGGAGCGTCTGCGCCGTGTGCTGGTGGCGCCGCGCGTGAAGCTGCTGACCCAGTTCAACGCGCTGCCGCAGGGGGTGAAATTCCTGGTCGATATGCGCGCCGATCTGCTGCGCATGGATTTGCAGATCCCGCATCTCGCCAGCCTCGACCGTGACCTGAAGAATCTTCTGGCCGCCTGGTTCGATGTCGGCTTCCTCGACATGCGGACGATCAGCTGGGACTCCTCGGCGGCCCTGCTGGAAAAGCTGATCGCCTATGAGGCGGTGCACGAAATCCGTTCCTGGGCCGATCTGCGCAACCGGCTGGACCGCGACCGGCGCTGCTATGGCTTCTTCCATCCGCGCATGCCGGATGAGCCGCTGATCTTCGTCGAGGTGGCGCTGGTGCAGGGGCTGTCCGGCTCGGTGCAGGCGCTGCTCGACGAAAACGCGCCGGTCGCCGATCCGAAGGCAGCGGATACCGCGATCTTCTATTCGATCTCCAACACCCAGGCCGGGCTGCGCGGCATCAGCTTCGGCAGCTTCCTCATCAAGCGCGTGGTCGATGCGCTGGCCGCCGACCTGCCGCAGTTGAAGATTTTCTCCACCCTGTCACCGGTTCCCGGTTTCCGGCGCTGGCTGGAGGGCGCGCTGGCCGCCGATCCGGATCTGTTGCCCGATACCGACCGCGCCGCCATCGCGGAGCGCGATGCGGCCTTCGCCGATCCGGCTGAATTGCCGAAGCTGCTGGCCGTGCCCGGCTGGCAGCAGGACAAGGCGCTGGCGGAAGCGCTGCGCGAACCGCTGGCGCGGCTGTGCGCGCGGTACCTGACGATCCAGCCGAAAGGCCGGTTGCTCGACCCGGTGGCGCGCTTCCATCTTGGCAATGGCGCGCGCATCGAGCGGCTGAACTGGCTGGGCGACGTGTCGGCCAAGGGATTGCAGGAATCCGCCGGCCTCATGGTCAACTACCTCTATCGCCGCGAGGATATCGAGGATAATCACGAGGCCTATGCCCGCGACGGCACGGTCGCCGTCTCTGCGGAAATCGCCGACCGCCTGTCGGTCTGGCGCGGCGACAAGCAGAATGCGCCACGCTTGCGCGTGCGCGGCAGCCGCAATCCGTTGCGCCGTATCGCCGGCTAG